The genomic window ATCTTATTTGCTTTAGCTAATTCTGCCATAGAAAATATATTTGCAGCAATACGGTCTATACTTATATAACCTCTATTACCTGCAATATCATTGGTTCCTGCGGAAATCACAACAACTTTTGGTTGTAACTCAATAACATCTGGTTTAAACCTTAACAGCATTTGCGCACTAGTTTGACCGCTAATTCCTCTATTTACATAGGTAGGGTTCGCCTCAAAAAATGATCCGTGATCTCTTGTCCAATTATCTGTAATAGAATTCCCTATAAACACCACTCTTTTTTCATTTTTAATGGGTGCTCTTAATTCGGCATTAGCCTTTCTATATCGTTTTAAGTTTGCCCAATCTTCTGTAGGTATTAATTGTATTCTCACAACTGAAACCTGTGCATCAGGAGCATTCTCAGGTAATAAAACAGTTAATTTACCATCAATTAATTTTATTTTTATTTTTTTATCTGGTTCAGAAAGCAATCTTGCCTCTCTTGGTTTAATCGCTCTGTCTATAACCAATTTACCATCTTCTGGCCAATTAACAACATGTGCCAATAAAAAACCTTCTTCTCCTTCTGTATAGGCTCCCCATTCTGGTTTTTCATAAGGAATTGTTTGAGAAAACCCTATACCAATATTTAAAACAAAAGCAATTGTAAAAATTATTAGTTTCTTGTAAACATTCATCATTTTCTATATTTAATATTACTTTAGATTAAACAGCCAAACACTCCAAAAGCTCTTTGTCTGTTCATTCCTTTTTTTAAT from Algibacter sp. L1A34 includes these protein-coding regions:
- a CDS encoding SGNH/GDSL hydrolase family protein, encoding MMNVYKKLIIFTIAFVLNIGIGFSQTIPYEKPEWGAYTEGEEGFLLAHVVNWPEDGKLVIDRAIKPREARLLSEPDKKIKIKLIDGKLTVLLPENAPDAQVSVVRIQLIPTEDWANLKRYRKANAELRAPIKNEKRVVFIGNSITDNWTRDHGSFFEANPTYVNRGISGQTSAQMLLRFKPDVIELQPKVVVISAGTNDIAGNRGYISIDRIAANIFSMAELAKANKIKVILASVLPASSYSWSPSIEPADKIIELNKLIKAYAKKNKVIYLDYYTPMVNEEKGLKKELGRDTVHPNGDGYDIMEPLVKAAIKKALKK